The sequence CGAAGACTTCACGGATACGGACTTTTAACCCAGAGTGTCCCAATGGATCCGGCACGGCAAAACATTTGGCATTGATGTCGTGAGAGTTCGCAATGAACAGAGCACGTTCGCAATGAAATTTCTGAGAGATGATGAGAAAGTCATCGGTGCCGAAAATCTCTTTGGCACGCACAATGGAGTCCAGCGTTCTAAACCCAGCGTAATCGAGGAAAATCTTCTCGTCAGGAACGCCAGCCTTGAGTAGATCGCGTTTCATTGTCCAAGGTTCATTATACGAACGGTGAGCGTTGTCGCCGCTGAGCAAGAAATTTTCTACGTTTTTGCTTTGGTACAACGAAATGGCAGCGTTAATTCTGTGCGTATAGTATTCATTAAGAACCTTACCCAGATATTTGCTTGTGCCAAGAACTACAGCGACGTCGAATTTCTCGACCTCAGATTGCTGTATGTACAATTGCTCTTTCGCTTGGTAAGAGACCCAACGATCAATTAAGAATAGCGCCGCTACCATTAGTACAAACAGTAGACAAAAGTACTTAACAAGAGTCTTCGTTGTCTGAAATGTGGGTTTGTATCTCTGAAGAAGCTTACTCACTAAATTTGCCGATTTCGCTGTGCCCATATGCCGATAACAATAAAACTAACAGTAACGATGGCAAACATAATGCCAGCATCAAAATTTCTTAATGTCCGAGTTAGGTAAGGTGTTGCTTTTACGATGATTAATCCGTAACCAAACGCGTTAATCAAGATAAAAAAGAAGGTACGTATAACAAAATGGTAATTTCTAAGCACACGCCTCAAAACAGTGTTGAATTCCCCACCGAACATGACAAGAAAACAAGCAACTAACGCGGTCGATATTTCAGTTAAGTATGGGGCAATATAGTTCCCAATGGGAGATAGGTATTCAAAAATTATCATAGACAGTATATGAAGCAGCCCCAAAAAAGAGGGGGCTGCAATGTTTAGGGTTTAAAATGCGGTACGCTTGTAACGACGGTAAACAGGTTGCCAGAAGCTGCTGTCGATAGACTCTTGAAGAGCTTCATCAGTAATTTCTAACGCGACGCCTTGTTCAATGGCTTTTTTACCGACCGCAAAAGCAATCTTCTTCGATACTGAGTGAATCGCTTCCAATGGTGGAAGTAGTGCACCTTGACCATTAATGGCTAGTGGAGAGCAGGTCGCTAGAGCGCGGCTAGACTCCATCAGCATTTCGTCAGTTACGCGTTTTGCGTTAACCGCAAGCACACCTAAGCCAATACCTGGGAAAATGTAGCTGTTGTTACACTGTGCAATTGGGTAAGTTTTACCTTCGTACACGACAGGTTCAAACGGACTGCCCGTAGCGACTAAAGCTTCGCCATTCGTCCAGTGAACAATGTCGTATGGTGTCGCTTCAACACGGCTGGTTGGGTTTGACAGTGGGAAGATAATTGGGCGAGCACAGTGCTTATGCATCTCTTTAATGACTTCTTCACTAAACAGCCCTGGCGCGCCAGATACACCAACAAGTACCGTAGGTTTCGCGTTACGCATAACATCTAGCAAAGAATAGCCGTTGCCTTCAGCCTGCCACTCTGAGGTATTGCTGTGTTTTTGCACCAAGCGTTGCTGGAAATCAAGCAGATTAGGCATGCCTTCTTGAAGCAAGCCCCAACGGTCTACCATGTAAACTTGAGAGCGAGCTTGTTGATCAGAAATGCCTTCAGAAACCATCTGTGCAATGATCGCTTCTGCGATACCGCAACCGGCGGAACCTGCGCCCAAGAACGCAACACGTTGCTCTGAAAGTTGGCTTCCAGCCGCTTTACATGCCGCCAGTAGCGAGCCTACAGTGACTGCTGCTGTACCTTGAATGTCATCATTGAAGCAGCAAACACGATCCTTATAGCGCTCTAGCAGCGGCATTGCGTTCTTTTGCGCGAAATCTTCAAATTGGATCAGTGCGTCAGGCCAGCGGCGTTGAACGGCTTGCATGAATTCTTCAACAAACGCGTCGTATTCTGCACCCGTGATGCGAGGGTGACGCCAGCCCATATACATTGGATCAGCAAGACGTTGCGGATTGTTTGTACCCACATCCAGTACGATTGGAAGTGTGTAAGCAGGGCTGATACCACCACACGCGGTGTAAAGTGCAAGCTTACCAATAGGAATACCCATACCACCGATACCTTGGTCACCAAGACCAAGAATACGCTCACCGTCAGTGACAACAATCACTTTGACGTTGTGGTTTGATGCATTGTTTAGGATGTCATCGATGCGGTCGCGATTGGCGTAAGAGACAAAAAGGCCGCGTCCACGACGGTAAATATTCGAGAAGTTTTCACACGCAGCGCCTACTGTTGGCGTGTAGATGATCGGCATCATTTCAGACACATGGTTCTGAACCAGACGGTAAAACAGAGTTTCGTTTGTGTCTTGGATATTGCGTAGATAGATGTGCTTATCCATATCGCTTTCGAAGTTACGATATTGTTGATAAGCACGTTCTACTTGCTCCTGAATGGTCTCGGTGTTTTCAGGTAACAGACCTTCAAGGTTAAAAGAGCTGCGTTCTTCTGCGGTAAATGCACTGCCTTTGTTGAGCAAAGGTGTACTTAATAGGGCTGGACCTGCATAGGGAATATATAAAGGGCGTTTATCGTTATTCATCACATGCCTTTAGTAGGGTGAGAGGCTAATAGACCAAGGAATTGGGACTACGAAAATGATAGGGATTCAATGCCGCGTTGTAAACTGATATTCCTGCAAACTATCCCTGATTCCATATATACTTCACCGCTAAAATAAAAACGATACGCAAACGATGACCAGCTTACCGATTGATCCGCTAAAATCCCACTTTCTGACGCAACTTTCAGCGTCCCACCTTATCGTCGAGGCCGACACGGGTTCAGGAAAATCCACACGTTTACCACTTTGGGCCGCAGAGCAGGGAAGAGTGTTAGTTGTCGAACCCAGACGCATTGCTTGTACGTCACTCGCGCAATTTCTAGCACAGACCAAACAAGAGCCACTTGGTAAATCCATCGGTTATGCGATTAAGCTCGACAATCGATGCGATGACAATACTCAGGTTGTGTTTGCGACGCCAGGTGTGGCACTGCGATGGTTTTCAGAAAGCCAGTTATCGGATTTCGATATCGTGATTGTGGATGAATTCCATGAGCGCCGTTGGGACTCGGATTTGTTGGTGGCACTGCTTAAAGAACACAAACAACATCAAGTCGTCGTCACGTCGGCAACCATTGAAGGGGAAAAGCTGGCGAAGTACTTTGGTGCGACACGTTTACGCGCGGAAGGGCGAAATTTCGATGTGGCTATCTGTCACCGAGCGTTGGATTCCAGACAGTTACCTGAAGCTCGACATTTGGAACAGAAAGTGAAGCAAGAAGTTGAAGCGCTGCTGGATATGGACGGTGATATTCTTGTGTTCCTGCCGGGGCGTAAAGAGATTGCGCAGTGCCAGTCTGTTCTGTCTGGTTTGGAAGAGATTATCGTGGCTCCGCTTCACGCTTCTGTGACGGATGCTCAAAGAGAAATCGCCCTGAATGTTCAAGCGCGTAAGAAGGTTGTTTTAGCCACGAACGTTGCTGAAACGTCATTAACCATCCCCAATATTGTCGCCGTGATTGATTCTGGTTTAGAAAGGCGAACGGAACAGCGAAACGGTAAAACAGCGTTAAGCCTGAAACACATTTCAAAAGCGAGCGCGAAACAGAGAAGCGGCCGCGCCGGACGTGTGATGGACGGCATCTGCATACGTCTATACGGTGAGCATGCGGCACTTGCGGAAGTTACGCCACCAGAGCTACACCGAGAATCTTTAACGGAAGCGATGCTCGCCTCTGCAAGTTGTGGGTACGCGCTAGACTCACTGACCTTTGTTGAGTCATTGCCAGAAAAATCGTTACATCAAGCCAAAGAAATCCTCAGAGGAATGAATGCGCTGGATGACAAAGGTTTAGCCACCGAACACGGAAAACGAATTTATCCATTACCAATTGACGCATTGTATGCAGATTTGGTTACGCGAATGCCAAACAGAGCATTGCAGGAAGCGATGGTGGATTTGACCGCCGTACTCGCGACACCGGCTAGCTTGTATCGATTATCTAGCAACGAAGAATCATTAGACAAACTCAGTCAAGAAGAGCCTCTATCGTGTGATGGCCAGTTAGCGATTCGATTGCTACGAGGGGAAGCGTTCTCAGGCGTAGCTGTAGACAACGATGTTCTGTTTGAAGCACAGGCTTTGTCCGAACAGATGAGAGAGGTTTTTGAACTTCCTCACCTTGAGGTCGCTTCTCGATATGACCATCGACGCCTCGTCGAATCGATCGCTCAACTTCATCCAGAACTGGTGTTTGTGCGAAGAGAAAAACGACAAGACGCCTTTGCAAATGGTTTGATGGAAGTAACACTAGGGCGTAATAGTCGACTTAAACCCAATACGCCGGCGGCGCTCGTGCTGGACACGCACAGTTTGCCAGGGCGAGGTGTAAAACAGACATTGAACCTAGCCACATTCGTCATGCCTGCTGATTTCAAACTTATTGAATCGCTTGAGCTGGGAACATGGCAGCAAGGTGAATCAAAAACCGTTGACGATGCGTTATATGTTGAAATGGAATTGGTCTATGCAGGTCGAGTAGTAGCGACTAAGCTGATTTCCGCGCAAGGTGCATACGCGGTTAAGCCGTTGTTGGAGTTGGTAAAGAGTGGTGTTCTATTGCCGGGTTTTGCAAAAGCTCGACATGCACAAATTGAACACTGGAAACTCTATATCGGACTTGGCAATGGGGGTGGCAATGAAACTGATGCCAATATTAGCTTTGACTCTTGGTTTAGCGAACAGCTTGAGATGCTTGAACTTACCGACCCTGAAGAGTTGGAAATGTTCTCGGAAGAGGATTTTCAATTTGAGGGTATCCCGTATTGGGAGTATCAAGACTTTGCAGAAATCTACCCTTTTGAGCTGAGTCTCGGTGACCTCAATTTAGATGTGGAATATATAGTGGCGAAAA is a genomic window of Vibrio japonicus containing:
- a CDS encoding NAD-dependent malic enzyme; the protein is MNNDKRPLYIPYAGPALLSTPLLNKGSAFTAEERSSFNLEGLLPENTETIQEQVERAYQQYRNFESDMDKHIYLRNIQDTNETLFYRLVQNHVSEMMPIIYTPTVGAACENFSNIYRRGRGLFVSYANRDRIDDILNNASNHNVKVIVVTDGERILGLGDQGIGGMGIPIGKLALYTACGGISPAYTLPIVLDVGTNNPQRLADPMYMGWRHPRITGAEYDAFVEEFMQAVQRRWPDALIQFEDFAQKNAMPLLERYKDRVCCFNDDIQGTAAVTVGSLLAACKAAGSQLSEQRVAFLGAGSAGCGIAEAIIAQMVSEGISDQQARSQVYMVDRWGLLQEGMPNLLDFQQRLVQKHSNTSEWQAEGNGYSLLDVMRNAKPTVLVGVSGAPGLFSEEVIKEMHKHCARPIIFPLSNPTSRVEATPYDIVHWTNGEALVATGSPFEPVVYEGKTYPIAQCNNSYIFPGIGLGVLAVNAKRVTDEMLMESSRALATCSPLAINGQGALLPPLEAIHSVSKKIAFAVGKKAIEQGVALEITDEALQESIDSSFWQPVYRRYKRTAF
- a CDS encoding SanA/YdcF family protein, giving the protein MGTAKSANLVSKLLQRYKPTFQTTKTLVKYFCLLFVLMVAALFLIDRWVSYQAKEQLYIQQSEVEKFDVAVVLGTSKYLGKVLNEYYTHRINAAISLYQSKNVENFLLSGDNAHRSYNEPWTMKRDLLKAGVPDEKIFLDYAGFRTLDSIVRAKEIFGTDDFLIISQKFHCERALFIANSHDINAKCFAVPDPLGHSGLKVRIREVFARAKAVLDLYIINAQPRFLGPKEPIIKDNQDAQALTLPTSSAVDITQ
- a CDS encoding DUF3392 domain-containing protein → MIIFEYLSPIGNYIAPYLTEISTALVACFLVMFGGEFNTVLRRVLRNYHFVIRTFFFILINAFGYGLIIVKATPYLTRTLRNFDAGIMFAIVTVSFIVIGIWAQRNRQI
- a CDS encoding helicase-related protein, with the protein product MTSLPIDPLKSHFLTQLSASHLIVEADTGSGKSTRLPLWAAEQGRVLVVEPRRIACTSLAQFLAQTKQEPLGKSIGYAIKLDNRCDDNTQVVFATPGVALRWFSESQLSDFDIVIVDEFHERRWDSDLLVALLKEHKQHQVVVTSATIEGEKLAKYFGATRLRAEGRNFDVAICHRALDSRQLPEARHLEQKVKQEVEALLDMDGDILVFLPGRKEIAQCQSVLSGLEEIIVAPLHASVTDAQREIALNVQARKKVVLATNVAETSLTIPNIVAVIDSGLERRTEQRNGKTALSLKHISKASAKQRSGRAGRVMDGICIRLYGEHAALAEVTPPELHRESLTEAMLASASCGYALDSLTFVESLPEKSLHQAKEILRGMNALDDKGLATEHGKRIYPLPIDALYADLVTRMPNRALQEAMVDLTAVLATPASLYRLSSNEESLDKLSQEEPLSCDGQLAIRLLRGEAFSGVAVDNDVLFEAQALSEQMREVFELPHLEVASRYDHRRLVESIAQLHPELVFVRREKRQDAFANGLMEVTLGRNSRLKPNTPAALVLDTHSLPGRGVKQTLNLATFVMPADFKLIESLELGTWQQGESKTVDDALYVEMELVYAGRVVATKLISAQGAYAVKPLLELVKSGVLLPGFAKARHAQIEHWKLYIGLGNGGGNETDANISFDSWFSEQLEMLELTDPEELEMFSEEDFQFEGIPYWEYQDFAEIYPFELSLGDLNLDVEYIVAKKLVYVIYRDGLRKGDPKRWELPSWKGWRVQYKKASRIVDVR